The DNA region GGAAAGTGATTTAAAAACCATAACTGTTGAAGAGTATTTTGGAAATGCACCAAACATCAATTTTACGTCAGATGTAAAAGATGCTTTTGTCAATATGTCAAACAACACAAAAATTACAAATTATTGGCAATGGTTTTTAATAGCATCCATACTGTTTTTAATAATTGAAATATTATTGCTTAAATTCCTTTAATTATGAACCTACTTATAAAATCCGCAAAAATAATTGACAGTAAAAGTCCGTATCATTTAAAAAAACGGGATGTTTTAATTGAAAAAGGAAAAATTGCCAATATTGCTTCTACAATAAAAAACCCAAATAAGATAAAGGAAATTAAATTAGAAAATCTCCATATTTCTACGGGATGGTTCGATACGAGCGTTTCTTTTGCGGAGCCTGGTTTTGAAGAACGTGAAACCATAGCAAACGGATTAAAAGTTGCCGCAAAAAGTGGCTTTACCGCTGTGGCAATGAATCCAAATACAAATCCTGTAATCGATAACAAATCTGCTGTTGAATTTTTAGTCAATAAAGCCAAAGGAAATGCTGTACAATTATTTCCGATAGCAAACCTAACTCAAAAAGCAGAAGGAAAAGAATTGGCAGAATTATTTGACATGTACAGTTCTGGTGCTATAGCCTTTGGCGATTATGACAAACCTGTAAACAATGCTAATTTGATGAAAATAGCACTACTTTACGCCCAAAATTTTGATGGATTGGTGTTGAGCTTTCCACAGGACAATTCATTGAGCAATAATGGCGTAGCCAATGAAGGTAAAGTTGCAACTAAGTTAGGTTTAAAAGGCAATCCCGCATTAGCGGAAGAACTACAAGTGGCTAGAGATTTATTTTTATTGGAATATGCAGGAGGCAAATTGCACATACCAACCATTTCCACAGCTAAATCTGTCAAACTAATTGCAGAAGCCAAGAAAAAAGGCTTGGATGTTACTTGCAGTGTAAGTTCACATCATTTGTTCTTAACGGATAACGAATTGAATGAATTCAACACCAATTATAAGGTATCTCCACCTTTAAGGGAAAGAAACGATGTAAATGGGCTAAAAAAAGGGGTTATTAACGGAACTATTGACATGATAACTTCCGATCATAATCCAATTGACATAGAAAACAAAAAAGTAGAATTTGAAAACGCAATGTCAGGAACTATTGGACTTGAGAGCCTTTTTGGGGCTATAAACACCCTTTTCCCCTTAGAAAAAACCATAGATTGTATAACAAATGTACCCAGAAAGCGTTTTAACATTGAAAATCCGACTATTGAGGAAGGTCAGGTGGCAAATATCACGCTTTTTAATCCAGATGTTGAGTACGAATTTACCGAAGAAGATATACTTTCAACATCAAAAAATTCAGCTTTTATAGGCAAAAAATTAAAAGGAAAAGCATATGGTGTTTTTGCCAATAACAAACTCGTAATCAATTAAAATCAATATATTTACAACCAATTAACTAAAACTAAAAATTATGGAACAAAACACAATCGACGAAGGTAAAACAATGGCAATTATTGCTTATATTACTGTAATAGGCACTATCATTGCCTGGTTTATGAACAAAGATAAGAACAATGCGTTTGCTGCATTTCATATTAAACAAGGATGGAAAGTATTTTTCTTTGGACTAGCACTATGGCTAGTATCATTTGTTTTAATTATGGTAACTCAAGTTGCTGCTATCGGTTATCTAGGTTACATTACTTGGATTTTTGTAATCTTAGGTATTATGAATGCAGCTGGTGGCAAAACACAACCACTGCCAGTTATAGGAACTATAGGGGGCTAATTAATTATTTATTTATTTAAAGTAAGAAAATGGAACAAAACACAATCGATGAAGGTAAAACAATGGCAATAATAGCCTATATTACGTTTATAGGTACAATTATAGCTTTTGTAATGAACAATGACAAGAAAAATGCATTCGCATCATTTCATATTAGACAAATGCTTGGCATTATTTTAATAGGTATAGCTTTAAATATAATTTTAAGGTTTTTACCTTTGGGTAGTATTGGATATTTAATAGGATTCTTACCTTTAATACTTATGGTTATGGGTGTAATTGGTGCATCTCAAGGCAAATTATCAAAAGTGCCTGTTTTAGGAGATCAATTCGAAGAATGGTTTAAAGGTATTGGATAAACCAAATTAAAATTAATATTTTTGAACCATCCCGAATACTCGGGATGGTTTTTTTATACAAATAAGTTAAAGTTTATGAATTTATCCTTAGAATATTTAGTCAGACAACCTAAAATTAATATTGAGAAACCACCCTTATTGATTATGCTACATGGCTATGGAAGTAACGAGCAAGACTTATTCTCGTTTGCCAATGAGTTGCCAGACAATTTATTAATTATAAGTGCTAGAGCTCCATTAGCTATGGCATATGATGGTCATGCTTGGTACACTATTCATTTTGATACTACGGATGGCAAATTTTCCGATACCGCTGAAGCTCTAAAATCAAGAGAGATAATTAGTACGTTTATTGATGAGATTCTAGAGAATTATGAAGTTGACCAAAAAAAAGTATTTTTATTGGGCTTCAGTCAAGGTACAATATTAAGCTACTCTGTTGCATTAAGTTATCCTGAAAAAGTGCAATATGTTGTAGGTTTAAGCGGTTATGTTAATAGTGAATTACTTCCTAAAAATTTAGACGCGGTAAACTATAAAAATTTAGAAGTTTACAGTTCTCATGGAACGGTAGATCAGGTTATTCCAGTAGAATGGGCAAGAAAAACCAAACCTTTTTTAGATACCTTAGGTATAAAAAATAGCTATGAGGAATATCAAGTGGGTCATGGCGTGGCTCCTCAAAATTTTTTAAGCTTAAAACAATGGATTGAAAACAGAATCTAATTTTTTATGCTTATTTTAGTAACCTATGTAAATTGAGATGAAAAAATTAGCCATATTACTATTCTTAACCTTGTCAATAACATCCTGTAAAAAATCAGAAGATGTAATTGAAAATCCAGAAGCAAAGACCATCACCTTTACCGTAATTGGAGATGTACCTTACGGTGATACTCAGCGTGATGGACTTATCAATTTAGTTGAAAAACATAATGCTCAAGATGCTTCTGAGTTTGTGGTTCATGTTGGTGATATAAAAAAAGGAGCAGATCCTTGCAATGAAGATGTCTTTATAGATGTCAGTACAATTTTAAAAAAGTTTACAAAACCTACATTTATAATTTTAGGTGACAACGAATATAACGATTGTGATAATCCAAATCAAGCCTTAGGCTTTTGGAATACTTATTTTTTACAATTCAATAAGAATTGGAATTTTACTCATACCGTGATAAACCAACCAAACAGATTGGAAAATTTCAACTGGATTCAAGATAAAGTGCTGTTTATAGGATTGAATATTGTTGGAAGTTCAGTACATGATGAAGACGAATGGCAAACACGCTTAACGGATAATGGCAACTGGGTAAAACAATTACTAGGAACTCATAAAAATACTATTGATGCCGCAGTACTATTTTCGCATGCCAATATGGTGGAAACTGGTCAAAAAAAGTTTGAGCCTTTTACGGATTTATTCAGAGCAGCAGCAGCAGATTTTAATAAACCAACATTAATTATAAACGGAGATGGACATTTTTGGATTAATAATAAACCTTGGCCAGAAAAAAATATTACTCGTATTCAAATTAATGGTGGTGTTGATGCACTTAAGGTCACCATAACCCCAGATTTAGAAAATCCTTTTTCATTTGACAATAATTTTTTAGATTAGTAGAACTCATTATTCATTTAATTAAAAACACAAGCTGAAAAATCTCACCAATTCTAAATTCGACACTATCATTATAGGTTCAGGTGTTGGTGGACTTTCTGCTGCAATTTGTTTGGCCAGAACAGGACAAAAAGTTTTGGTGTTAGAACAACATGATGTTCCCGGGGGTTGGTGTCATAGTTTTTACCTTAACGGATACCGCTTTACGCCTGGGGTACATTATGTGGGCTTGTTAGGTGAAGGAGAATCAACCCGTGAACTTTACGAAGGCCTTGGCATTGCCAATGATCTGGTTTTTTTCAGAATGAACCCAAAAGGTTTTGAGCACTGCTGGATTGGTGATGAACGATTTGATTATCCCTCAAGCCTTGAAGAGTTTAAAAATTTACTCTCACAAAAATTTCCAGAAGAAAAGAAGCAAATACATAAGTATTTGACTTTAGTTGAAAAAGTAACTACAGAACTACAACTTATCCCAAAACTCAAAGGTTTTTGGCAACATTTAACTGTACCGTACAGAACCAGACATATGGGAAAATATGCTCTTTTTAGCCTAAAAAGAGTAATAAATTGGCACATTAAAAATCCGCTATTACAAAAAATATTGAACATTCAATACGGCGATCATGGTTTACCACCATCAAAAGCACCCTTTCCATTACATTGTGCCGTTATGGGTCATTATTTTAATGGTGGTTATTATCCTATGGGTGGTGGTGGTTCCATTGTCAAAGCTATGACCAATAGTATTAAAAAATATGGGAGTCAAGTTAAAACAAAACAAAGCGTAAAATCTATTCTCCTTACAGGAACTAAAAAGAAAAAGGCGATTGGTGTTGAGCTAGAAAACGGAACACAACTGTTTGCGGACAGGGTTATTTCCAATGCCGATCCGGAAATTACATTTTTCAACTTAGTAGGCAAAGAAAATATAAGTACCAAACTTTTAAAAAAGCTGAACAAAACCAAATATTCCTGTACTTCTTTGATGTTGTTTTTGACCGTTGACATGGACGTGAAAAAAGCAGGTTTGGATTCTGGAAATATCTGGTTATTGCCCAATAGAGATATGGATGATTTGTATGAAGAAATGCAAAAAGTTGATATTTTAGAAGGTGATGAATTTCCTGGCCTTTTTATTAGTTGTACTACCCTAAAAGACCCAGCAAGTTTTGATGGTCGTTACCATACTATTGAAGCTATTACTTATATTAACCATAAAGCATTTGATCAATTTAAGAATGAAAAAAACCATGAAAGATCAACTAAATATCTAGCATTTAAAGAACGGTTAACAGAAAAAATAATAAATAGTTTAGTGAGAGTAGCCCCTGGCATTTCTGAAAATATTGTACATAAAGATTTAGGTACTCCTTTAACTAATGAGTATTATATAAACACTACAAAAGGAAGTGTTTATGGTACGGAAAAAAGTTTCAAGCAAATTGGTCCTTTTGCCTATAAGTCAGAAACTGAAATTGAAAACCTTTATTTATGTGGTGCCAGTGTTTTATCTCATGGTGTGGCTGGTGCCAGTTATTCAGGTGTTGAAACTGCTGCTAAAATTCTCGGATGCCAACAGGAAGATTTATTAAAAACTAATGAAAACCAAAACCTAAGAATATACGAAGCAGAAGACGATACCCATTACCCTGAATGGATGCAAAAGAAAATTGAGGTGAAAAAAGCGAGGCAAGAAGCAAAACAACAGTAATCCTATATTATACATTTAATCTCAATCCATCATAAGCTAAAAACACATTTTCTGGCAATTGCTTTTCAACTTCAGAATGAAAACCCAATTTGTGACTTATATGCGTTAAATATGCCTTTTTTGGTTGCAACTCTTCAATAAAATTAAGAGCATCTTCTAAATTCAAATGTGTTGGATGCGGTTCAGTTCTCAAAGCATTAACTACCAAAACGTCTAATTTTTTAAGCTTATTCTTTTCTGCATCTGAAATCGATTTAAGATCGGTTAGATATGCAAAGTTATCTATCCTATAACCAAATATGGGTAGTTTTCCATGTAAAAATTCAATAGGGACTATTTTTTTGTTAGCTAATATAAATTCCTTATTATCAACAACTTGAATACCAGCACTTGGTGCACCAGGATATCGATTTACTTTTGTGAAAATATAATAAAAACGTTGCTCTAAATTACCAATTATCCTTTCGGGTACGTAAAGTGGTACATCTCCCATTTTATGTGAAAATGCCCTAATATCGTCTAATCCTGCAGTATGGTCGGCATGCTCATGCGTAAATACAATTCCATCAATGCTATCAACCTGCTCTCTTAACATTTGCTGTCTAAAATCTGGGCCGCAATCAATCACATAACGATATTCATCCCATTCAATCATTATAGAGCTACGCAACCTTTTATCTTTTGGGTCATCTGACAAACAAACTGGATGATTACTCCCTATTATCGGTATTCCCTGTGAAGTGCCAGTACCTAAAAAAGTAACGTTCATATCAAATCTTTTTACAAAAATAACGTTTAAAATTTAACAAATTTAACGTATAGTTGTTACATTTGTAAAACTAAATAGCTAGAAATGTCAGTTACTTTAAAAGGTGATAAAGAAATTGCTAATATCCCTTCCATAAAAAGGAAATCTTTAAAGATAAATCTTAACGATAATATTTACGGAACGTTTGCTGAAATAGGTGCGGGACAAGAAACTGTACGTAATTTCTTCAGAGCTGGTGGTGCTTCCGGAACTATAGCAAAAGCTATGTCTGCTTATGACAAAGATTTCTCCGATGCCATTTATGGTATTGAACATGATAATAGATATGTAACTCAACCTCGCTTAAAAAGAATGTTAACTCACGAAATTGAGTTAATGGAAGATAGATTAAGTAGGTCTAAGCATCCTGAAAAATTATTCTTTTCTTATGCCAATACAGTTGCTACCATAGATTTTGCCAAAAAATTTAAAGGTCATGGATGGGTTGGTATAAAATTTCAGTTAGATCCTCTTGAAGATTATAATGAAATAGTACTACACATACGCTTTAAGCAAACTGATGCTCGTTTACAACAAGAAACCCTTGGTATATTAGGTGTAAATCTTATTTACGGAGCATTTTATATGAATGACAGACCAAAGGAATTGTTAAAATCTTTCTATGATCATTTGGATAAAGACCAAATTGAAATAGACATGATCAATTTTTCTGGACCACGTTTTATGTACGTGGATAATAGATTGATGAGTTTACAATTGGTGAAAAATGGAATGACAGATGCCGTAATGTTTGGCCCTGACGGAAATAATTTATTACCTGCTCAAGTTTTATACAAAAAAAATATTTTAGCATTACGTGGTAGCTTTAGACCAGTTACCAAAGTGAATATGGATATGTTTAAGAATGCTCAAGAAATGTTCTTGGACGAAAAAACCGTATCTGAAGAGAATGCTAAAATCATATTCGAAATTACCTTGGCAAATCTAAGAGCTGAAGGTGAAATAAATGAACGTGATTTTTTAGATAGAGCCGAATTGCTTTGTTCTTTGGGTCAGAATGTAATGATTACCAATTTTCAAGAATATTATAAATTAGTTGAATATTTTGCTCAGTTTACCAAAGCAAGAATGGCATTGGCAATGGGTGTGTACAATTTAGTTCAGATTTTTGATGAAAAATACTATCGTCATTTAAGTGGTGGAATTCTCGAAGCCTTTGGTAAATTATTCTTTAAAGATTTAAAAGTATATCTATACCCTTTAAAAGATCCTGATACAGGTGAGTTCATTACCAGCGAGACACTTAAAGTACATCCACGTATGAAAGAATTATACAAATTCTTTAAATACAATGGTAAAATGTTAGATATCAAGAACTTTAACCCTGATATATTGGATATTTTCTCAAGAGATGTTTTACAAATGATTGCAGACGGTAAAGAAGGTTGGGAAGATATGATTCCCGATGTTGTAGCAGATTTGATTAAAGATCACCGTTTATTTGGTTATTCTAGCAGAAAATTTGCTAAACATAATAACTAGAAAAACAATCTCTTTCTTCTCGTTTGGCTAAAAAAATCAATGAATCTAACCATTTATTAAATATTATTATTAAAAAAACTTTCGTAAATAAAATTCAAAAATAAAAGGATTATTATTATCGAAAATATCAAAATAGCGAGCTTTGCAAGCTGCTTTTTGTTTCTATTCATTTTAATTTTTCGGTTCATTTTTGTTGGTTTTTAGCTTAAAATTTGGGCTGCGTGATCCTTGGTTTTAACTTTGGTAATTATATTTTCTATTATTCCTTTTTCGTCAATAACAAAAGTAGTCCTATATATTCCATCAAATTCTCTTCCCATAAATTTTTTAGGCCCCCAAACTTTATAAGCATTAATTACTTCTTTATCTACATCAGCTAACAACGGAAAAGGCAATGAATTTTTAGTAACAAAGTTTCCTTGTTTTCTTTCGGTATCTGCACTAACACCCAATAAAGCAAAACCCTTTTCTTTTAAGTTTGAATAATTATCACGTAAGTTACAGACCTCGGCGGTACAACCAGGCGTACTAGCACGTGGGTAAAAAAATAGTATCAGTTTATTTCCTGAGTAATCCTCTAAATTTCTGGTTTCTCCTTCGTGGTCAGTAGCTTTAAAATCAGGTGCTCTCTCCCCTATTTTTAATGTCGTCATTATTATTATTTTTGTTTGAACAAATCTAATCAAAAAATGACGAAAAAAGAAAGTGTGGCTTTTGTGATAAAAACATTGGAAGAATTATATCCAAATCCACCGATACCCTTAACGCACAAAGATCCATATACATTATTAATTTCTGTGCTACTTTCTGCCCAAAGCACTGATAATAGGGTAAATACCATTACTCCACTGCTATTTGAAAAAGCTGACAATCCCTATGATATGATTAAATTAAGTGTAGATGAAATCAGGGAAATTATAAAACCCGTAGGACTTTCGCCGATGAAATCAAAAGGTATATATGGTCTATCACATATATTAATCGACAAACATAACGGAGAAGTTCCTCAAAATTTTGAAGATTTAGAAGCACTACCTGCTGTTGGACATAAAACAGCTTCAGTAGTAATGAGTCAAGCATTTAATACCCCATCTTTCCCGGTAGATACACATATCCATAGATTAATGTACAGATGGAATTTAAGTTCTGGGAAAAATGTAGTACAAACAGAAAAAGATGCAAAAAGACTGTTTCCGAAAGAATTGTGGAATACATTGCACTTACAAATTATATATTATGGTAGAGAATACTCGCCAGCAAGAGGGTGGGATTTAGAAAAAGATATTATAACAAAAAAAATAGGCAGAAAAAGTGTTCTTAATGCCTACTACAAAAAATAAAAAAAGGCTTGCAATTTCTTACAAGCCTTTTCTTTTAATTCAAATTAAACAAAATCTTTTTGTCTTCCTCATTTTTAACTACTTCAACAGATTTGGAGTAATTTAAAATAAATGAGATTGTACTTTCTTTGGGGGCGAATTGCTTATTCAGCAATTCTTCAGTGTAAATTTTCTTCATATATACTAAAATTAAGTGTTAGGGTTGAGTATATAACGAAGAAAAATTTACATTATTGTTAATTAGTTAAAACTATTTTATTTTTTTCAATAATTTTCCTCAAATTAATCAAAGCGTAACGCATTCTACCTAAGGCAGTATTGATGCTAACCCCAGTGTTTTCAGAGATTTCCTTAAAACTCATATCTCTGTAAATACGCATAATTAAAACTTCTTTTTGATCTTCAGGTAGCTCTTCAATTATCCGTCTTACATCAAAATGTATCTGATTTTTGATAATTTCTTTCTCAGCATTTAGCGAAGAATCGCTTAAAACAGAAAAAATATCGAATTCTTCAGTATTTTTGAATGAAGGCATTCTATTGCTTTTTCTAAAATGGTCAATAACCAAATTGTGCGAAATACGCATTACCCAAGGTAAAAATTTACCTTCCTCGTTATAGTTACCTAATTTTAAAGTTCTGATTACTTTGATAAAAGCATCTTGAAAAATATCTTCTGCGATATCTCTATCTAATACTTTTGAATAAATAAAACTGTAGATTTTTTGTTTGTGACGACCAACTAAAATTTCTAATGACCTTTCACTTCCATTAATGTAGTTCCTTACTAAGACGCTATCATCTAACTTTTGTTTTTGCATAATTCCCTTTTTGGTTAATGAAGCTATGAGACTTCGTTAATTAAATTTAAAAAGTAGAACTATACTATACGCGTTATTTTTTAGTTAAGGGGAAACTAGTTCCTGTTATTAATGTGTTCAAATAATCAAAGTGAACGGGGCAAATATAATGACAAACTTTTTAATAAAACAAACTTTTTTTAAAAATATTTTACAACGCACTATATTTTTTTTACAAAAATAAGTCACTATCTTTGTCGCTATTTCATATTTTAAAGGGCTTCCGTGAAGATAGATAACTTAGATCCAAAAGAGCAAATAATTATAAAAAAAGCTGCATTACACAACTTAAAAGATGTAAATGTGGCCATTCCAAGAAATAAATTAGTAGTAATTACTGGTTTGTCCGGATCCGGAAAATCGAGCTTGGCATTTGACACATTGTATGCAGAAGGGCAACGCAGATATGTAGAAAGTTTATCATCGTATGCAAGACAATTTTTGGGCAAACTGAACAAACCAAAAGTTGAATATATTAAAGGTATAGCTCCAGCTATTGCCATAGAACAAAAGGTAAATAGTACAAATCCGCGTTCAACAGTAGGTACATCTACCGAAATTTACGATTATCTAAAACTATTGTATGCTAGAATTGGCAGAACTTTTTCGCCCATTTCAGGTAATGAAGTCAAGAAAAATACAGTAACCGATGTTATTGACCATGTAAAAAAGTATAGTGAAGGGAGCAAACTGTTATTACTTGCACCTATATATATAGAAAAGGGCAGAACCTTAAAAAAGGTATTGCAAATTCTGGAACAGCAAGGATATGCCAGAATAAAAGTTGATAATGAAGTGGTGAGGATTAATGATTTTAAACCAAAAAATCAAAAAGAATTTCAACTAGTAGTAGACAGAATTATAGTAAAAGACGATGAGGATTTTTACAACCGCTTGGGCGATGCCATTGAAACCGCTTTTTTTGAAGGCAAAGGAGAATGTATTATTGAAGATTTATCTAACCATAAACAACACCTTTTTAACAATAAGTTTGAATTGGACGGGCTTTCCTTTTTAGAACCCAATACCCATTTGTTCAGCTTTAACAATCCTTACGGTGCTTGCCCAACTTGCGAAGGCTATGGAAATGTTATTGGTATTGATGCAGATTTGGTAATACCCAATACAGCCTTATCCATTTATGAAGATGCCATAGTTCCGTGGCGAACGGATTCGTTTTTGGAATACAAGGAAGCCTTAATCGATAATGCTTATAAGTTTGATTTTCCGATTCATAAGCCTTATTTTGAATTGACCGAAGACCAAAAACAATTGCTTTGGGACGGCAATAAATATTTTCACGGGCTCAATACTTTCTTTAAACATATAGAAGAAAAAACCTATAAAATCCAATATCGTGTAATGCTTTCGCGATATCGTGGTAAAACAAAATGTACTACATGCAATGGCAAAAGGTTGCGTGAAGAAACGTCTTATATAAAAATTGACAATACAACCATAATGGATCTAGTAAACTTACCAATTAATGAAGTATTGGATTTCTTTAAAGATTTAAAACTCTCCGAACACGATCAAAAAATAGCCAAACGTTTGTTAAAAGAAATTAATAATCGATTACAATTTTTATCGGATGTAGGGCTAAACTACCTAAGTTTAAACCGGGCATCAAATACCCTTTCTGGTGGAGAGAGTCAACGTATTAACTTAGCCACTTCATTAGGTAGCAGTTTAGTAGGTTCTATGTATATTTTGGATGAACCTAGTATTGGCTTACATTCCAAAGATACCGAACGTCTGATCAAAGTTTTGAAAGGGTTACGTGACCTAGGCAATACCGTTATTGTGGTAGAGCATGACGAAGATATTATGAAAGCGGCAGACCATATTATTGATATCGGCCCTGAAGCGGGTACTTTTGGTGGCGAATTAGTAGCTCAGGGTACTTATCAAGAAATCTTAAACTCGGATACCTTAACGGCAAGTTACCTTTCTGGGAAATTAAAAATTGAAGTTCCTAAAGAACGAAGAAAAGTTACGGATTTTATAAAAGTTATTGGTGCAAGGGAACATAATTTAAAGAACATTGATGTTGAATTCCCTTTAAACACCTTAACTATGGTTACAGGTGTTTCTGGTAGTGGTAAAAGTACATTGATAAAAAACATACTCTATCCCGCCTTACAGAAAAAATTGTTCAATTATGGTGAAAAGCCCGGACAGTTTACAAGCATAGAAGGCAATTTTTCTACCGTAAAAAGTGTAGAATTTATCGATCAGAACCCTATTGGACGATCAAGTCGGTCTAATCCTGTTACCTATATTAAGGTATATGATGATATTAGAGCATTATTTACTAAGCAAAAATTATCAAAAATAAGAGGCTATAAGGCCAAACATTTTTCCTTTAATGTGGATGGTGGCAGATGTGAAACCTGTAAAGGTGAAGGCGAAGTAACCATAGGTATGCAATTTATGGCTGATGTACATTTACCATGCGAAACCTGTAAAGGCAAACGTTTTAAAAAAGAAATTTTAGAAGTAAACTTTGAAAACAAATCCATTGCTGATGTATTGGAAATGACCATTGATGAAGCCACTGCATTTTTTAAACAGTATGAACAAAAAAAGATAGTTACCAAATTAAAACCGTTACAAGACGTTGGGTTGGGCTATGTACAATTGGGACAAGCTTCTTCTACCCTTTCGGGCGGTGAGGCACAACGGATAAAACTAGCTTCGTTCTTAGTAAAAGGGACGACAAAAGACAAAGTACTTTTTATCTTTGATGAACCTACTACAGGTTTGCACTTTCATGATATTAAAAAACTGTTGGCCTCTTTTAATGCCCTAATCGAAAAAGGACATACTATTGTGGTTATTGAACATAATATAGACTTAATAAAGTGTGCCGACTATATTATTGACCTTGGCAAAGATGGCGGAAAAACGGGTGGTAATTTGTTGTTTCAAGGCTTGCCCGAGGATTTGGTAAAAGTTAAGGAATCTTATACGGCTTATTATTTAAAAGAAAAGCTGAATTAAAATTCTAGAATTTTAATTCAGCTTTTCTTTATTTATATCTATTAGTAAATAACCGAATCAATCCAGGCATTAGCCTTTGAAACCCTAGCAAGTGCCATAACCGCAGTATATTTAATCTCTCTGTTCAATGCCCCAGAAACTATACCGAC from Aureibaculum sp. 2308TA14-22 includes:
- a CDS encoding endonuclease III domain-containing protein, which encodes MTKKESVAFVIKTLEELYPNPPIPLTHKDPYTLLISVLLSAQSTDNRVNTITPLLFEKADNPYDMIKLSVDEIREIIKPVGLSPMKSKGIYGLSHILIDKHNGEVPQNFEDLEALPAVGHKTASVVMSQAFNTPSFPVDTHIHRLMYRWNLSSGKNVVQTEKDAKRLFPKELWNTLHLQIIYYGREYSPARGWDLEKDIITKKIGRKSVLNAYYKK
- a CDS encoding RNA polymerase sigma factor; translated protein: MQKQKLDDSVLVRNYINGSERSLEILVGRHKQKIYSFIYSKVLDRDIAEDIFQDAFIKVIRTLKLGNYNEEGKFLPWVMRISHNLVIDHFRKSNRMPSFKNTEEFDIFSVLSDSSLNAEKEIIKNQIHFDVRRIIEELPEDQKEVLIMRIYRDMSFKEISENTGVSINTALGRMRYALINLRKIIEKNKIVLTN
- the uvrA gene encoding excinuclease ABC subunit UvrA, whose protein sequence is MKIDNLDPKEQIIIKKAALHNLKDVNVAIPRNKLVVITGLSGSGKSSLAFDTLYAEGQRRYVESLSSYARQFLGKLNKPKVEYIKGIAPAIAIEQKVNSTNPRSTVGTSTEIYDYLKLLYARIGRTFSPISGNEVKKNTVTDVIDHVKKYSEGSKLLLLAPIYIEKGRTLKKVLQILEQQGYARIKVDNEVVRINDFKPKNQKEFQLVVDRIIVKDDEDFYNRLGDAIETAFFEGKGECIIEDLSNHKQHLFNNKFELDGLSFLEPNTHLFSFNNPYGACPTCEGYGNVIGIDADLVIPNTALSIYEDAIVPWRTDSFLEYKEALIDNAYKFDFPIHKPYFELTEDQKQLLWDGNKYFHGLNTFFKHIEEKTYKIQYRVMLSRYRGKTKCTTCNGKRLREETSYIKIDNTTIMDLVNLPINEVLDFFKDLKLSEHDQKIAKRLLKEINNRLQFLSDVGLNYLSLNRASNTLSGGESQRINLATSLGSSLVGSMYILDEPSIGLHSKDTERLIKVLKGLRDLGNTVIVVEHDEDIMKAADHIIDIGPEAGTFGGELVAQGTYQEILNSDTLTASYLSGKLKIEVPKERRKVTDFIKVIGAREHNLKNIDVEFPLNTLTMVTGVSGSGKSTLIKNILYPALQKKLFNYGEKPGQFTSIEGNFSTVKSVEFIDQNPIGRSSRSNPVTYIKVYDDIRALFTKQKLSKIRGYKAKHFSFNVDGGRCETCKGEGEVTIGMQFMADVHLPCETCKGKRFKKEILEVNFENKSIADVLEMTIDEATAFFKQYEQKKIVTKLKPLQDVGLGYVQLGQASSTLSGGEAQRIKLASFLVKGTTKDKVLFIFDEPTTGLHFHDIKKLLASFNALIEKGHTIVVIEHNIDLIKCADYIIDLGKDGGKTGGNLLFQGLPEDLVKVKESYTAYYLKEKLN